A single genomic interval of Streptomyces graminofaciens harbors:
- a CDS encoding DUF397 domain-containing protein, with amino-acid sequence MTDIAAPSTEPSAVAWFKSSYSGGEGNECVEIATLRTEVRVRDSKAPRGAALTLSAVSFTAFLKDIT; translated from the coding sequence ATGACCGACATAGCTGCTCCCTCTACCGAACCGAGCGCTGTGGCTTGGTTCAAGAGCAGCTACAGCGGCGGCGAGGGCAACGAGTGCGTCGAGATCGCAACCCTCCGGACCGAGGTTCGCGTACGGGACTCGAAGGCTCCCCGTGGGGCCGCCCTCACCCTGTCGGCAGTCTCCTTCACCGCATTCCTGAAGGACATCACGTAG
- a CDS encoding alpha/beta hydrolase has translation MSELFAQLFKQDFSDLTAAASSWQKLAKALADTQTGSGKRVTGPLHKAGWSGVSAHYGFDAMEATESKLGTANANAQLIATTLDTLNTKLQGAQRKLRSAVADAEEAGHKVRDDDGWVEPKQAVDPKYHNDPDYAGIQQQANAGLGDFRARIEAAVSEATTVSDEAAGILYQIDPFDLDKRYGGAHAQEDAARVAEFAGINKKDIPDGKDPKRAAEWWADLGAEKQHLYLAAFPDQLGALDGLPAPTRDQANRTVLDMRLNDYALREGDLGYHDRYSYRSLSALKDRLDESDTAPAHKQLHLLGFSTEGDGRAIVAVGNPDTAKHTAVMVPGTSNQLDNVGSQIDRVNKLQDSAGAWSEGQGKDVAVISWLDYNAPEANFTADDPELNLGIATDGRAQDGAGDLRNFTHGLRAAHEGERGHLTVLAHSYGSTTAGAADAGGRGLDTDDLVVVGSPGLTVDRADQLHVDPKHLYVGAASNDGVVNWTADKTLGADPKEADFGAQRMYVDTDGHSGYWDDSSQSLNNQGRIIAGLTPDNTPRP, from the coding sequence ATGTCAGAGTTGTTCGCCCAACTGTTCAAGCAGGACTTCTCAGATCTGACCGCTGCCGCGTCATCTTGGCAGAAGCTGGCCAAGGCTCTGGCCGATACGCAGACCGGCAGCGGCAAGCGGGTGACTGGGCCGCTCCACAAAGCAGGCTGGTCAGGCGTCAGCGCGCATTACGGTTTCGACGCGATGGAGGCCACCGAGAGCAAACTCGGCACAGCCAATGCCAACGCCCAACTGATTGCCACGACCCTGGACACCCTTAATACCAAACTGCAAGGCGCCCAGCGGAAGTTGCGCAGCGCTGTCGCGGACGCCGAGGAAGCCGGACATAAAGTACGGGATGACGATGGTTGGGTGGAGCCGAAGCAGGCTGTCGACCCCAAGTATCACAACGACCCGGACTACGCGGGGATCCAGCAGCAGGCCAACGCCGGTCTCGGTGACTTCCGCGCTCGTATCGAAGCGGCGGTCTCAGAAGCGACTACGGTGAGCGACGAGGCCGCCGGAATCCTGTACCAGATCGATCCCTTCGACCTCGACAAACGGTACGGCGGTGCCCACGCCCAGGAGGACGCGGCTCGAGTCGCCGAGTTCGCGGGAATCAACAAGAAGGACATCCCGGACGGCAAGGATCCCAAGCGTGCGGCGGAGTGGTGGGCCGATCTGGGTGCGGAGAAACAGCACCTTTACCTCGCCGCCTTCCCTGACCAGCTTGGTGCGCTGGACGGACTGCCCGCCCCCACCCGGGACCAAGCCAACCGGACCGTGTTGGACATGCGCCTCAACGACTACGCACTACGCGAGGGCGACCTCGGTTACCACGACCGGTACAGCTACCGATCACTGAGTGCTCTCAAGGACAGGCTGGACGAAAGCGATACGGCCCCCGCCCATAAGCAGTTGCATCTGCTCGGTTTCAGCACGGAGGGTGACGGCCGCGCGATCGTCGCCGTAGGCAACCCGGACACTGCCAAGCACACTGCTGTCATGGTGCCGGGTACCAGCAACCAGCTGGACAACGTGGGCAGTCAGATCGACAGAGTCAACAAGCTGCAGGACTCGGCAGGTGCGTGGAGCGAGGGCCAAGGCAAGGATGTCGCCGTGATCAGTTGGCTCGACTACAACGCTCCGGAAGCCAACTTCACTGCCGACGATCCGGAACTGAACCTCGGTATCGCCACTGATGGGCGGGCCCAGGATGGGGCTGGGGATCTTCGGAACTTCACCCATGGCCTCCGCGCGGCTCACGAGGGAGAACGTGGCCACCTCACCGTCCTCGCCCACAGCTACGGCTCCACGACGGCTGGCGCCGCCGACGCCGGAGGCCGAGGGCTGGACACGGATGACCTGGTGGTTGTCGGCAGCCCGGGCCTGACAGTCGACAGGGCCGATCAACTCCACGTCGATCCCAAGCATCTTTACGTGGGTGCCGCCTCCAACGACGGTGTCGTCAACTGGACTGCGGACAAGACTCTTGGCGCAGATCCCAAGGAGGCCGATTTCGGGGCCCAGCGGATGTATGTCGACACCGATGGGCACAGCGGCTACTGGGACGACAGCAGCCAGAGCCTGAACAACCAAGGGCGCATCATCGCCGGGCTGACACCCGACAACACCCCCCGCCCATGA